From Geobacter sp., one genomic window encodes:
- a CDS encoding N-acetyltransferase produces the protein MLRKAQIKDVKPIQKLLTHFASRGDMLSRSLSELYEAIRDFFVIEEDGQILGTAALHIVWDDLAEVRSVAVAEEAGGKGIGSQVVQACIDEARALGLKRVFCLTYKPDFFARFGFRIVDKSELPHKVWGDCVKCVKFPDCDEIAMIMDL, from the coding sequence ATGCTTCGTAAAGCACAGATCAAGGATGTCAAACCGATCCAGAAACTGCTCACCCATTTTGCCAGCAGGGGGGACATGCTCTCCCGCTCGCTTTCCGAACTCTACGAAGCGATCCGCGACTTTTTCGTCATCGAGGAGGATGGCCAGATACTCGGCACGGCGGCGCTGCATATCGTCTGGGACGATCTTGCCGAGGTCCGTTCCGTAGCTGTTGCGGAAGAGGCGGGAGGGAAGGGGATCGGCAGTCAGGTGGTGCAGGCGTGTATCGACGAGGCCCGCGCCCTGGGGCTGAAGCGGGTCTTCTGTCTCACCTACAAGCCGGATTTCTTTGCACGCTTTGGTTTCCGCATCGTGGACAAATCCGAACTCCCCCACAAGGTCTGGGGCGATTGCGTCAAGTGCGTCAAGTTTCCCGACTGCGACGAGATCGCCATGATCATGGATCTCTGA
- a CDS encoding helix-turn-helix domain-containing protein, translating to MIRKINPDYSIRSIDVVFDVLELILASESGHISLPHLCSQLHISRNKAFRLMATLEMRGMVERDQLSGTYRLGISAVGLSQKILNKSTIITYAHPVMEELAKKHDEAVYMTVLKDDEVMFLDMVDCRQKVKAAPLVGQRFPFFSNAAGKAIKALECRDTNSNVKRGRRRKAPCNLRLLESELDDIRKKGVAVDRNGLGDGIISVAVAVKDYAGKVVGAITMLAPSFRMLADRLETEIIPSLQEGAEMLSERFGYARG from the coding sequence ATGATACGAAAAATCAACCCGGATTATTCCATACGTTCTATTGACGTCGTTTTCGACGTACTCGAATTGATACTCGCCTCGGAATCAGGGCACATTTCGCTGCCGCACCTCTGTTCTCAATTGCACATTTCCAGGAACAAGGCGTTTCGCCTGATGGCTACCCTTGAAATGCGAGGAATGGTCGAACGCGACCAGCTCAGCGGCACGTACCGGCTCGGGATCAGTGCTGTCGGTCTTTCCCAAAAAATTCTCAACAAATCCACAATCATCACCTATGCCCATCCCGTCATGGAAGAGCTGGCGAAAAAGCACGATGAAGCGGTCTACATGACCGTGCTGAAGGATGATGAGGTCATGTTCCTGGATATGGTCGACTGCAGGCAGAAAGTCAAGGCGGCACCTCTGGTCGGTCAGCGGTTCCCCTTCTTCAGTAACGCGGCTGGCAAGGCCATCAAGGCCCTGGAATGCAGAGACACGAATTCCAATGTCAAGCGGGGGAGGCGCAGAAAAGCTCCGTGCAATCTGCGGCTGCTCGAATCAGAGCTTGACGACATCCGGAAAAAGGGGGTCGCCGTAGACCGTAACGGCCTGGGAGATGGGATAATCAGCGTTGCCGTTGCGGTCAAGGACTATGCCGGCAAGGTGGTAGGCGCCATCACCATGCTGGCACCTTCATTCAGGATGCTCGCCGACCGGCTGGAAACCGAGATCATCCCCTCCTTGCAGGAAGGAGCTGAGATGCTTTCGGAACGATTCGGTTATGCCCGAGGATAA
- a CDS encoding DUF485 domain-containing protein — protein MAQKQYDWTAIAKNPKFVELHRKKSAFLFGWWIFSTVYYFLLPIGAAYAPGLFKIKVIGPVNFGYLFALSQFFVSWGLAIYYAHVANKDFDRLTRELVDELK, from the coding sequence ATGGCACAGAAGCAGTACGACTGGACAGCCATTGCCAAAAACCCGAAGTTCGTCGAGCTTCACAGAAAGAAATCCGCCTTTCTTTTCGGCTGGTGGATTTTCTCCACCGTGTACTACTTCCTCCTCCCCATCGGCGCGGCCTATGCGCCGGGGCTCTTCAAGATCAAGGTGATCGGGCCGGTCAACTTCGGCTACCTGTTCGCCCTCTCCCAGTTCTTCGTCTCCTGGGGACTGGCCATTTACTATGCCCACGTTGCCAACAAAGACTTCGACCGGCTGACTCGCGAGCTGGTGGACGAGCTCAAATAG